A stretch of DNA from Acidobacteriota bacterium:
CATCGCCACCGCCATCGAAAAGATCAGAAGATATCGAGATGAACTTTAGTCGAGGTGAGGAAGATGAAGGAGAGGGAAGAAATAAGGATAAAGGAAATCACCCCAGAAGAGAAGATGAGCGAGCTCACCGCTCTTGCCAAGAGGCGGGGGATCATCTTCCAGGGAAGCGAAATCTACGGAGGATTGAACGGTTTTTGGGACTACGGTCCAGTGGGAGTGGAGCTCAAGCGAAGGATAATCGACTTCTGGTGGGATGAGATGGTGCGAAAGAGAGAGGATGTAGTGGGTATAGATAGCGCCATAATTATGCATCCCGATGTATGGAAGGCTTCGGGGCACACCGACCAATTCTTTGATCTGATGCGGGAATGCGACTCCTGCAAAAAGCGTTTCCGCGCTGACAAGGTGGAGGGGGATACCTGCCCCGAGTGTGGAGGGGAATTAGGGGTACCGCGGCAGTTCGATCTTATGTTCAAAACCTATGTCGGGGCAGAGGCATCCTCCCAGAGCATCGCTTACCTCAGACCAGAGACCGCCCAGGGGATATTCATCAACTTCAAGAACATCGTAAGCACCTCCCGGATGAAGATCCCTTTCGGTATTGCCCAGATAGGTAAGAGCTTCCGCAACGAGGTCACCCCGAGGAACTTCATCTTCCGCTCCCGGGAATTTGAGCAGATGGAGCTCGAGTATTTTGTCAACCCCAAAGACGAGAAGGACTGGTTCAGCTACTGGGTTGAGGAGCGGTTTCGGTGGTATCTCGAGCTGGGAATAAAAAAAGAAAACCTGAGGTTAAGGTCCCACGAGAGAGAGGAGCTCGCCCATTACGCCATCTCCTGCACCGATGTTGAATACCTCTTCCCCTTCGGCTGGCAGGAGCTCGAGGGAATAGCGGACAGAGGGGATTTCGATCTTTCGCAACATATCAAATATTCGAAGAAAGATCTGAGCTACTTCGATGAAGCAACCAAGGAGAAGTTCATCCCCAAGGTGATCGAGGCATCAGCCGGGGTGGATCGTACCCTCCTCACCGTGC
This window harbors:
- a CDS encoding glycine--tRNA ligase, whose product is MSELTALAKRRGIIFQGSEIYGGLNGFWDYGPVGVELKRRIIDFWWDEMVRKREDVVGIDSAIIMHPDVWKASGHTDQFFDLMRECDSCKKRFRADKVEGDTCPECGGELGVPRQFDLMFKTYVGAEASSQSIAYLRPETAQGIFINFKNIVSTSRMKIPFGIAQIGKSFRNEVTPRNFIFRSREFEQMELEYFVNPKDEKDWFSYWVEERFRWYLELGIKKENLRLRSHEREELAHYAISCTDVEYLFPFGWQELEGIADRGDFDLSQHIKYSKKDLSYFDEATKEKFIPKVIEASAGVDRTLLTVLVDAFRIEILPNGEERRVLGLSPRVAPVEVAVFPLVRKLSEPAKGLASELKKHFTVFYDEKGAIGKLYRRQDEIGTPYCITFDFQSLEDNQVTVRDRDTMLQDRIAIDSLVSYLREKLKK